A genomic stretch from Fusarium musae strain F31 chromosome 9, whole genome shotgun sequence includes:
- a CDS encoding hypothetical protein (EggNog:ENOG41) — MASTTTHTARSILESFYDAERIYMASPPEERDFNGIAANLSKEVRLKQSSGLPYAGEYTGPDGFQQWAKAMADYFDKVDVQNPEIFEKEGSNRIISLGYLHLKVRKTGEELKYPLCQVIQVDLDAGVIKSIMPFYWDVYALNKAIGYTPEL, encoded by the coding sequence ATGGCGTCCACCACTACTCATACTGCACGATCAATCCTTGAGTCATTCTACGATGCTGAGCGCATTTACATGGCTTCGCCACCTGAGGAACGCGACTTTAACGGTATAGCAGCAAATCTCTCAAAAGAAGTGCGCCTCAAACAATCATCTGGACTACCCTATGCTGGCGAGTACACTGGACCTGATGGTTTCCAGCAATGGGCAAAAGCAATGGCCGACTACTTTGACAAAGTCGATGTCCAAAACCCTGAGATATTCGAAAAGGAGGGCTCAAACCGCATCATCTCGCTCGGTTATTTGCATCTTAAGGTGCGCAAGACTGGGGAGGAATTGAAGTACCCTCTGTGCCAGGTCATTCAGGTTGATCTTGATGCTGGGGTTATCAAGAGTATCATGCCCTTTTATTGGGATGTGTACGCTCTAAACAAGGCTATTGGATATACACCAGAGCTGTAG